In uncultured Methanobacterium sp., a genomic segment contains:
- a CDS encoding DedA family protein, which yields MVGIVEFVSSTAIYLIEILGYWGIFLGMTIESACIPLPSEIIMTFAGYVVYEGKMAFWGVVLVGTLGNLVGSLIAYYVGWWGGRPLLEKYGKYILITHNKLNLADEWFEKYGHEAVLISRLLPGLRTFISLPAGITHMNLKKFILYTVIGSLPWCFVLTYIGVLMGPNWTTIESYFHYLDILVGIGVVAFIAYIIYHYHGKEHVD from the coding sequence CATTGAAATCCTTGGTTACTGGGGCATCTTCCTGGGCATGACCATAGAAAGTGCCTGCATCCCTTTACCCAGCGAAATTATAATGACCTTCGCTGGATACGTAGTTTATGAAGGAAAAATGGCCTTTTGGGGTGTGGTCCTTGTAGGAACCCTTGGAAATTTAGTGGGGTCCCTAATCGCTTATTACGTTGGATGGTGGGGTGGAAGGCCTCTGCTTGAAAAGTACGGTAAATACATCCTGATAACTCATAATAAATTGAATCTGGCAGATGAATGGTTCGAAAAATATGGACATGAAGCCGTGCTCATTAGCAGATTACTTCCTGGTTTAAGAACGTTCATATCCCTACCCGCTGGAATTACCCATATGAACCTGAAAAAGTTCATTTTATACACAGTTATTGGATCACTACCCTGGTGTTTTGTTCTAACTTACATTGGAGTACTCATGGGACCAAATTGGACCACTATAGAAAGCTATTTCCATTACCTTGACATTTTAGTTGGAATTGGAGTAGTGGCATTCATCGCCTACATCATCTACCATTACCATGGAAAAGAACACGTCGACTAA
- a CDS encoding zinc metalloprotease HtpX, whose amino-acid sequence MRRFLLTLRIWLATALLFGILYAIITVICTYLGFGTPLIFAIMAVVVVFAQYMLGPKMVEAVMHVHYVSPQEAPNLHAMIDELAMNAGIPKPKVGIAETGIPNAFAFGRTKGDGRVCVTRGILNLLDEEELKAVLGHEISHIRHNDMAVMTLISVVPLICYWIFISTLFGGNRDSDAGAIGAVALVGYLLGQLLVLFVSRVREYYADEGSVEIGGKPHKLASALYKLVYGSVNLDKRAVKEVEGVKAFFVNDISDAQNEISDLRQLDTDMDGVISERELAELRNMDTNIGTGSKIMELLSTHPNMVKRIKRLAELSDT is encoded by the coding sequence TTGAGAAGATTTTTGCTAACATTACGGATATGGTTAGCTACTGCACTGTTATTTGGTATACTTTACGCCATAATAACCGTAATTTGCACATACCTGGGCTTTGGAACCCCATTAATATTCGCCATAATGGCAGTGGTAGTTGTATTTGCCCAGTACATGTTAGGGCCCAAGATGGTGGAGGCTGTAATGCATGTGCATTACGTCTCACCCCAGGAAGCACCCAACCTGCACGCCATGATTGATGAACTGGCCATGAATGCAGGGATTCCCAAACCCAAAGTTGGAATCGCAGAAACAGGCATCCCCAATGCCTTTGCATTTGGTAGAACTAAAGGTGATGGGAGAGTCTGTGTCACTAGGGGTATTCTGAACCTTCTGGATGAAGAGGAATTAAAAGCCGTCCTAGGACACGAGATCAGTCACATACGCCACAATGACATGGCAGTAATGACCCTTATCAGTGTGGTTCCCCTTATCTGTTACTGGATATTTATTAGCACGCTATTCGGTGGAAACAGGGATAGTGATGCTGGAGCAATTGGAGCAGTTGCACTGGTAGGATACTTACTGGGCCAGCTACTGGTCTTATTCGTGAGCAGGGTCAGAGAATACTATGCAGATGAAGGAAGTGTGGAGATAGGTGGTAAACCTCACAAACTAGCCAGTGCACTTTACAAACTGGTCTATGGATCAGTTAATCTGGACAAACGAGCGGTTAAAGAAGTAGAAGGAGTTAAAGCCTTCTTTGTCAATGACATCTCCGATGCACAGAATGAAATAAGTGACCTCAGGCAGCTGGATACAGATATGGATGGAGTTATCAGTGAAAGAGAACTAGCAGAACTTCGTAACATGGACACCAACATAGGCACTGGTAGTAAAATCATGGAATTACTATCCACCCATCCCAACATGGTGAAAAGGATCAAACGCTTAGCTGAGCTAAGTGATACCTGA
- a CDS encoding S24/S26 family peptidase, which yields MKHKLGIIIGLLMLVAVVGSAFFLFGNHNVAEITVNATNGTEVSVQSFSWLVSVPPAMREEMKTKALTDVEDSDSSLGSIQTDMQNIASKYNFTVTVKVTSQFGDNQLPMPATVRGTSMVPTLKDGQDIVVLKTSDFKVGDIVVAHHPEYHLIVKRVSQINGSQVYLTSDNHNVDVSSETRVVNGVSQVVTVTKTPLNTWLPKTNVIGVVKVY from the coding sequence GTGAAACATAAACTTGGAATTATTATTGGGTTATTGATGCTGGTGGCAGTAGTAGGATCTGCATTTTTCCTCTTCGGTAATCATAACGTCGCCGAAATCACCGTCAACGCCACCAATGGTACAGAAGTATCGGTCCAATCATTCTCATGGTTAGTTTCAGTTCCTCCTGCGATGCGGGAAGAGATGAAAACCAAAGCCCTAACAGATGTGGAGGATTCGGATAGTAGTTTAGGGTCTATCCAAACTGACATGCAGAATATTGCCAGTAAATATAATTTCACTGTAACTGTGAAAGTTACATCCCAATTTGGGGATAATCAGCTCCCAATGCCTGCCACAGTCAGGGGAACATCTATGGTACCCACCCTGAAAGATGGGCAGGACATCGTTGTGCTTAAAACCAGTGATTTTAAGGTGGGAGATATAGTGGTGGCCCATCATCCTGAATACCACCTCATAGTAAAAAGAGTATCCCAGATCAATGGCTCTCAGGTTTACCTTACCAGCGACAACCATAATGTGGATGTCAGCAGCGAGACTCGAGTTGTAAATGGTGTGTCTCAGGTAGTGACCGTTACTAAAACACCACTGAACACATGGCTACCTAAAACCAACGTGATAGGTGTAGTCAAAGTTTATTAA
- the aroD gene encoding type I 3-dehydroquinate dehydratase produces the protein MILKPLICVPILQKDRKTVLNVASEAIGAGADLVELRIDALLDTDPQSVIHLMEEINYPLIATNRMREEGGYFMGSEDERTGILVEVADHADYVDIELQTDSKYRSRVIQASKSTIISFHDFQKAPYLNELLEIVNKEKELGNIAKFAVMPQNMQDTLNVLEVVNREDNTIGIAMGELGRYTRVVAPLLGSPITYASLGGESAPGQLDVKNTQEIIDRLMDGGA, from the coding sequence ATGATTTTGAAACCTTTAATTTGTGTTCCAATACTCCAGAAAGACAGGAAAACTGTTTTAAATGTTGCCAGTGAAGCCATAGGTGCAGGGGCAGACCTGGTGGAGCTTCGGATAGATGCTCTTCTGGACACTGATCCTCAAAGTGTCATCCATCTGATGGAAGAAATAAACTACCCCCTGATTGCCACCAACCGAATGAGAGAAGAAGGAGGATATTTCATGGGGTCTGAAGATGAAAGAACGGGAATATTGGTGGAAGTTGCTGATCATGCAGATTATGTGGATATAGAACTTCAAACAGATTCAAAATACCGTTCCAGAGTTATTCAAGCATCCAAATCCACTATAATATCCTTCCATGATTTCCAGAAAGCACCTTATTTAAATGAACTTCTGGAGATTGTAAATAAAGAAAAAGAACTGGGAAACATAGCCAAATTCGCAGTAATGCCTCAGAATATGCAGGACACTCTTAACGTACTAGAAGTGGTCAACAGGGAAGATAACACCATTGGAATAGCAATGGGGGAACTGGGACGATATACTCGTGTTGTAGCACCTCTATTGGGATCTCCCATTACTTACGCCTCTTTAGGCGGTGAATCTGCACCAGGACAGCTGGATGTTAAAAATACCCAAGAAATAATTGATAGGCTGATGGATGGTGGCGCTTAA
- the sucD gene encoding succinate--CoA ligase subunit alpha, with protein sequence MIFLDEDTRCVVQGITGKQGSFHTKSMLEYNTNIVAGTSPGKGGQEFEGIPVYNSIAEIKEEMDVNASIIFIPAPFAKDAAFEAISQLDLAVIITEHIPVHDSMEIAQYARKNNCKIVGPNTPGIITPGVGKLGIMPTHIFNPGDIGIVSRSGTLTYEVASQVTHAGLGQSTCLGIGGDPVVGMDFAEVLQKFEDDPGTRAMAMIGEIGGNAEEKAAEYIAENITKPVVAYIAGRTAPAGKRMGHAGAIIEGDSGTAESKMKALKAAGVEVAEQPSQIADMMKEII encoded by the coding sequence GTGATATTTCTTGACGAAGATACCCGATGCGTTGTACAGGGCATTACCGGTAAACAGGGCTCTTTTCACACTAAAAGCATGCTGGAGTATAATACCAATATTGTGGCCGGTACATCACCAGGTAAGGGAGGCCAGGAATTTGAGGGAATTCCAGTTTACAACTCCATTGCTGAAATTAAAGAAGAAATGGATGTTAATGCATCAATAATTTTTATACCTGCACCCTTCGCCAAGGATGCTGCCTTTGAAGCTATATCTCAGCTAGATCTAGCAGTGATTATCACTGAACACATACCAGTGCATGATTCCATGGAAATAGCCCAGTACGCACGTAAAAACAATTGTAAGATTGTTGGACCCAACACTCCAGGTATTATAACACCCGGAGTTGGTAAACTGGGAATTATGCCCACCCATATATTCAATCCAGGAGATATTGGAATTGTGTCCCGTAGTGGAACTTTAACCTATGAGGTAGCCAGCCAGGTCACCCATGCGGGCCTGGGACAGAGTACCTGCCTGGGTATTGGGGGTGACCCTGTGGTAGGAATGGATTTTGCAGAGGTACTGCAGAAATTTGAGGATGACCCCGGAACCAGGGCCATGGCCATGATCGGAGAGATCGGAGGTAATGCTGAGGAAAAAGCAGCAGAATACATTGCCGAAAACATCACTAAACCAGTTGTAGCCTACATTGCAGGTAGAACCGCGCCTGCCGGGAAAAGAATGGGACATGCTGGAGCCATAATTGAAGGAGATAGTGGAACCGCGGAAAGTAAGATGAAAGCCCTTAAAGCTGCTGGTGTGGAAGTGGCAGAACAACCATCCCAGATTGCAGATATGATGAAGGAAATAATTTAA
- the hmgA gene encoding hydroxymethylglutaryl-CoA reductase (NADPH) yields MENKAEIIEKLIKGELKLHQIENYTNNIQEAVDVRREFAEHFSGANLTHISNYSLDLSEAMKRNIENPIGTVQIPVGLAGPLHLNGKYAQGAYYVPLATSEGALVASINRGCSVTREAGGATVRIIDDKMTRAPVIQADSVSEAIEIKEWIERHFIELKEAAESTTRHGRLLKIDPVIVVGRYVYPRFTFTTGDSMGMNMVTIATDKAMDILTRETGAHVLALSGNLCVDKKPSAMNLIEGRGKTVTADITIPREVVEKKLKTTPESIMEVNMAKNLIGSAMAGSMGFNAQYANMIAAIFLATGQDAAHVVEGSLGITTAEVKNGDLHFSVTLPDLPLATIGGGTRLETAHDCLEIMDVAGSGKVNKFAEIVAGTVLAGELSLMGALAAGHLARAHKTLGRG; encoded by the coding sequence ATGGAAAACAAAGCAGAAATAATTGAAAAACTGATTAAGGGAGAATTGAAACTCCATCAAATTGAAAATTACACTAATAACATCCAGGAGGCAGTTGATGTAAGGAGAGAGTTTGCTGAACACTTCTCCGGCGCTAATTTGACTCATATCTCTAATTACTCCCTGGATCTGTCTGAGGCCATGAAAAGGAACATTGAAAACCCCATAGGAACTGTGCAGATCCCGGTGGGACTGGCTGGACCACTGCACCTCAATGGAAAATATGCTCAGGGAGCTTACTACGTTCCTCTGGCTACTTCTGAAGGTGCACTGGTGGCATCCATCAACAGGGGATGTTCCGTCACCAGGGAAGCAGGTGGAGCCACAGTACGCATAATTGACGATAAAATGACCAGAGCACCAGTTATACAGGCCGATTCTGTTTCCGAAGCCATTGAAATTAAAGAATGGATTGAAAGACATTTCATAGAACTTAAAGAAGCTGCAGAGAGTACAACACGCCATGGTCGTCTTTTAAAAATCGATCCCGTAATAGTGGTGGGGCGTTACGTTTACCCGCGTTTCACTTTCACCACTGGTGACAGTATGGGCATGAACATGGTCACCATAGCCACTGATAAGGCCATGGACATTTTAACCCGGGAAACTGGAGCCCACGTGCTTGCGCTGAGTGGTAATCTCTGTGTGGATAAAAAACCATCCGCAATGAACCTCATAGAAGGGCGGGGAAAAACTGTAACTGCAGATATTACCATTCCCCGGGAAGTAGTGGAAAAGAAACTTAAAACCACCCCTGAATCTATTATGGAAGTGAATATGGCTAAAAACCTCATTGGTTCTGCCATGGCAGGAAGTATGGGATTCAATGCCCAGTACGCCAACATGATCGCTGCCATATTCCTGGCCACTGGACAGGATGCAGCTCACGTAGTGGAAGGAAGCCTGGGAATAACCACTGCCGAGGTTAAAAATGGTGATTTGCACTTTTCAGTGACCCTCCCTGATCTTCCCCTGGCCACAATTGGGGGAGGAACTCGTTTAGAGACCGCCCATGACTGTTTGGAAATCATGGATGTGGCTGGATCAGGAAAAGTTAATAAATTTGCAGAAATCGTAGCAGGAACCGTCTTGGCAGGAGAACTCTCACTTATGGGTGCACTGGCTGCCGGACACCTGGCACGGGCGCATAAGACTCTGGGAAGGGGATAA
- a CDS encoding TIGR00267 family protein, producing the protein MNIREFIREYFKMSRYVALGTMDGILAVMGVTLAASGVSAASGVELSNFAVGLTGLSTGVALAMSNSYGSFIGERAEEVRNIRDLEHQMMLEEGKLDDTHIHQQAKRRIYMSMFTHGFSSFVGSFVPVMPFLLISTRINAIICTLVLCFTALIILGVYLGKVSRGSLTKTSLEIVLIGILISVVCYLIGGGHG; encoded by the coding sequence ATGAACATCCGCGAATTCATAAGAGAATATTTTAAAATGAGCCGTTACGTGGCTCTGGGAACTATGGACGGAATACTGGCAGTTATGGGAGTGACACTGGCTGCCAGTGGTGTGTCAGCCGCCAGTGGAGTAGAACTTTCCAACTTCGCTGTTGGCCTGACTGGTCTTTCCACTGGTGTGGCTCTGGCCATGTCCAATTCATATGGATCTTTCATTGGTGAAAGGGCTGAAGAGGTTCGTAATATACGTGACTTGGAACATCAGATGATGCTGGAAGAGGGTAAACTGGATGACACTCACATTCACCAGCAGGCCAAAAGACGTATTTACATGAGTATGTTCACTCATGGATTCAGCAGCTTCGTTGGCTCATTCGTACCAGTCATGCCATTCCTGCTCATTTCCACCCGAATTAATGCAATAATATGCACACTGGTACTCTGCTTCACTGCACTGATCATACTGGGTGTGTACTTAGGTAAAGTATCCCGTGGAAGTCTAACCAAAACCAGCCTAGAAATCGTACTCATTGGAATTTTAATCAGTGTGGTCTGTTACCTCATTGGTGGAGGGCATGGGTAA
- a CDS encoding TatD family hydrolase gives MDNIPSTDNHIHVDPVNGEGPLEIASKFHRSGGTTMIIPNKPTWTVSPECSFAEAMELVVGYVDEINRETEVKAFAVVGAHPAELSRRVEAGMELSQAEELMKGALETAQKMVMEKKAVGIGEIGRPHYPVSPEEMEVHNRLMVYAMELARDADCPVQLHTETSTEEQFHEFAEMASKAGLKKNKVIKHFSGPMVLPEENHGLTPSLIASGDVMREALKKGKTFLMETDYLDDRTRPGAVMGPRTVPRRTRKLINSGLITEEDAYQIHVERVEKLYGVELGF, from the coding sequence ATGGACAATATACCATCCACTGATAACCATATACATGTGGACCCTGTAAACGGTGAAGGGCCACTGGAAATAGCATCAAAGTTTCATCGTTCCGGCGGAACTACCATGATCATTCCCAACAAACCCACCTGGACTGTGAGTCCAGAATGCAGCTTTGCCGAGGCAATGGAACTGGTGGTGGGCTACGTGGATGAAATCAACCGCGAAACCGAGGTTAAAGCATTTGCAGTGGTGGGGGCCCATCCTGCTGAGCTCAGCCGCCGAGTGGAAGCTGGGATGGAACTGTCCCAAGCAGAGGAACTCATGAAGGGGGCCCTGGAAACAGCCCAGAAAATGGTAATGGAAAAAAAAGCAGTGGGAATCGGTGAAATAGGCAGACCACATTACCCCGTGTCTCCAGAGGAGATGGAAGTACACAACCGCCTCATGGTCTACGCCATGGAACTGGCCAGGGACGCAGATTGTCCAGTGCAACTGCACACTGAAACTTCTACAGAAGAACAGTTCCATGAATTTGCGGAAATGGCCAGTAAAGCTGGTTTAAAGAAAAACAAAGTTATAAAACATTTCTCCGGACCAATGGTTCTACCTGAGGAAAACCATGGACTTACCCCCTCACTCATTGCCAGTGGAGATGTGATGAGGGAAGCTTTAAAGAAAGGTAAAACCTTCCTCATGGAAACAGATTACTTGGATGACCGCACCAGGCCCGGTGCGGTCATGGGGCCCAGAACAGTTCCCAGAAGAACCAGAAAACTGATAAATTCAGGTCTCATAACCGAAGAAGATGCCTACCAGATCCATGTGGAAAGGGTGGAAAAGCTTTACGGTGTTGAACTGGGCTTTTAA
- a CDS encoding shikimate dehydrogenase, with protein MITGKTGLVGIMGDPVEHSLSPPMHNAAFHQLKLDYVYVPFHVKRGNLASAIEGARSMGIKGLNLTIPHKIEVINYLDELDEAAELIGAVNTVKFTENKAVGYNTDGFGAVNAIEETTSISGKKIIIIGAGGAARAISFQLLLSGVGEVLIANRTREKACNLRDDLKERFNTSLGCLGLNDELGMELKDTDVLINTTPVGMHPHQDDEPVVTSAMMHSDLVVNDIVYNPLETGLLREADKAGAQAVHGTKMLIYQGIEAFRIWTGITPPVEVFETALMRELGY; from the coding sequence TTGATAACTGGAAAAACTGGCTTAGTGGGTATAATGGGAGATCCTGTAGAACACAGCTTATCTCCTCCCATGCATAACGCTGCCTTCCACCAACTTAAACTGGACTATGTGTATGTCCCGTTCCATGTTAAACGGGGAAACCTGGCTTCTGCAATTGAAGGTGCACGAAGCATGGGAATCAAGGGCCTTAACCTGACCATACCTCATAAAATAGAAGTAATTAACTATTTGGATGAGTTAGATGAAGCCGCAGAACTGATTGGTGCAGTGAACACAGTGAAATTCACAGAAAACAAAGCTGTTGGTTACAATACTGATGGTTTTGGTGCGGTGAATGCTATTGAAGAAACAACATCCATATCGGGTAAAAAAATAATCATAATTGGGGCAGGTGGTGCAGCAAGGGCAATATCATTCCAGTTACTCCTGAGTGGGGTGGGAGAAGTTTTAATAGCCAACCGAACCAGGGAAAAAGCCTGCAACTTAAGAGATGATCTCAAAGAAAGATTCAACACTTCCTTAGGTTGTTTAGGTTTGAATGATGAACTTGGAATGGAGCTTAAGGATACTGATGTACTGATTAACACTACACCAGTGGGAATGCACCCTCATCAGGATGATGAGCCGGTGGTTACTAGTGCTATGATGCATTCTGATCTGGTGGTGAATGATATTGTATACAACCCACTTGAAACTGGCCTTCTCCGTGAGGCAGATAAAGCCGGTGCACAGGCAGTTCACGGGACTAAAATGTTAATTTACCAAGGAATAGAGGCCTTCCGCATCTGGACCGGAATAACTCCACCTGTTGAAGTGTTTGAAACAGCATTGATGCGGGAACTCGGTTACTGA
- a CDS encoding RNA ligase partner protein: MIAKQRFVLDTTAFTDNQLREEYGDGELDKTVEVLLDLIARSRIKLNMSCHMPPVTYKEFTDYITRYDCPQSIMIKAETWIVKKTPNRYDTKIPSEIFYEYVQDMRERMNKGMRISESAVWEAAVESMVMMSRGEKKTQIEMEVIGKAIKDFRKRYRAALRKGTLDSAPDLDVLLLAKELGAGVVAADEGIKIWAERLGLRFLSAKSFPKMLREYLKYYE; this comes from the coding sequence TTGATCGCCAAACAAAGGTTTGTTTTAGACACTACTGCCTTTACTGATAACCAGTTAAGGGAAGAGTATGGAGATGGGGAACTGGACAAGACTGTGGAGGTCCTCCTGGATCTAATAGCTCGTTCCAGAATAAAACTCAACATGAGCTGCCACATGCCCCCGGTTACCTACAAGGAATTCACTGATTACATAACTCGTTACGACTGTCCCCAGAGCATCATGATCAAGGCTGAGACCTGGATTGTTAAAAAAACTCCCAACCGCTACGACACTAAGATACCCTCGGAGATATTCTATGAATATGTGCAGGATATGAGGGAAAGGATGAACAAGGGCATGCGCATCTCGGAAAGTGCGGTGTGGGAGGCCGCAGTGGAATCTATGGTTATGATGTCCCGTGGAGAGAAAAAGACCCAGATCGAGATGGAAGTCATTGGCAAGGCCATTAAAGATTTCAGGAAACGCTATCGGGCAGCACTCAGAAAAGGAACCCTGGACAGTGCCCCTGATCTGGACGTACTGCTTTTGGCCAAGGAACTGGGAGCAGGAGTGGTAGCCGCAGATGAAGGGATCAAAATCTGGGCAGAACGTCTGGGACTACGATTTTTAAGTGCCAAATCATTCCCTAAAATGCTAAGGGAATATTTAAAGTACTACGAGTAA
- the hisS gene encoding histidine--tRNA ligase: MELQKPRGTRDFLFKEMKERKLVENTMRKVFESYGYQEIKTPIFEDLSLFTLKSGEGITEEIYNFQDKGGRDLALRPELTAPVARLYLNQLQKAPRPIKMYYFGSCFRYERPQKGRFRQFWQMGCELIGGKSPDSEAEIIAMASQCLEELELEDYQIHLGNLGILRGILIQDNVSSDHQDEIMALIDKGDADELEKLLEELKLPASSKNILLELIGMQGHREIIGKVKDIIKDYPDALKSLEELGMLLEMLEAFGCVNYTVNLGIARGLDYYTGTVFEIYVEGLGAQKQISGGGTYNLIEVFGGEKVESTGFAFGFDRVMESLKLQEALTSAEKRVDAYVAPISPEMKLDAFRITQELRNSGISTDVELAGRKLKKILSFANNSGAQFVVLVGARELENGEVTIKDMESGDQEQVPRGNVSDILLNRIKG; encoded by the coding sequence ATGGAACTGCAAAAGCCTAGAGGAACCCGAGATTTCCTCTTTAAGGAGATGAAAGAAAGAAAACTCGTGGAAAACACCATGAGGAAAGTGTTTGAAAGCTATGGTTATCAGGAGATTAAAACTCCCATCTTCGAGGATCTCTCCCTTTTCACATTAAAATCTGGTGAAGGAATAACAGAAGAAATATACAACTTTCAAGATAAAGGTGGGAGGGATCTGGCACTCAGACCTGAATTAACAGCACCAGTAGCCAGATTATATTTAAACCAACTGCAAAAAGCACCAAGACCCATTAAAATGTACTATTTTGGTAGTTGTTTCCGTTATGAAAGGCCACAAAAAGGCCGTTTCCGTCAGTTCTGGCAGATGGGCTGTGAACTTATAGGTGGAAAATCTCCAGATTCTGAGGCGGAAATCATTGCCATGGCATCCCAGTGTCTGGAAGAACTGGAACTGGAAGATTATCAAATACACCTGGGAAATCTGGGAATTCTAAGGGGAATCTTAATCCAGGACAATGTCTCGTCTGACCATCAGGATGAAATCATGGCACTGATAGATAAGGGAGATGCCGATGAACTGGAAAAATTACTGGAAGAATTGAAACTCCCGGCTAGTTCAAAGAATATTCTACTGGAATTAATTGGTATGCAGGGACACCGGGAGATAATCGGGAAAGTGAAGGATATAATTAAAGATTACCCTGATGCCTTAAAATCGCTTGAAGAACTTGGAATGCTCCTGGAAATGTTAGAAGCCTTTGGTTGTGTTAATTACACTGTAAATCTGGGTATTGCCAGGGGGCTTGACTATTACACTGGAACAGTTTTCGAGATCTACGTGGAAGGCCTGGGAGCCCAGAAACAAATAAGTGGTGGGGGAACCTATAATTTAATAGAGGTTTTCGGTGGAGAAAAGGTAGAATCCACTGGGTTCGCCTTTGGCTTCGACCGGGTTATGGAATCCTTAAAATTACAGGAAGCCTTAACCTCCGCAGAAAAAAGAGTGGATGCATATGTAGCCCCCATATCCCCGGAAATGAAACTGGATGCATTCCGAATAACTCAAGAATTAAGGAATTCCGGTATTTCAACTGATGTGGAACTGGCAGGACGGAAGCTTAAAAAGATCCTCTCTTTCGCTAACAATTCCGGAGCACAGTTCGTGGTTCTTGTTGGTGCCCGTGAACTGGAAAATGGTGAAGTTACCATTAAAGATATGGAATCTGGGGATCAGGAACAGGTGCCTCGGGGAAATGTCAGTGATATTTTATTAAATCGGATTAAGGGATGA
- the hisI gene encoding phosphoribosyl-AMP cyclohydrolase, translating into MNLAELNYRHVVNGEKLVIAIAQDYESGEVLMVAYMNRDAFEKTIETGDAHYWSTSRNQLWFKGESSGHVQEVKEIFTDCDQDAVLLKVKQLGAACHEGYYSCFFREIVDNGQKLEIVKEKVFAPEKVYGDK; encoded by the coding sequence ATGAATTTAGCCGAACTCAATTACCGGCATGTGGTTAACGGAGAAAAACTGGTTATAGCCATAGCCCAAGATTATGAAAGTGGAGAAGTGCTTATGGTAGCCTACATGAACCGTGACGCCTTTGAAAAGACAATTGAAACAGGTGATGCTCATTACTGGAGCACCAGCCGCAACCAGTTATGGTTCAAGGGTGAAAGCTCAGGCCATGTGCAAGAAGTAAAAGAAATCTTCACCGACTGTGATCAGGATGCAGTTCTCCTCAAGGTGAAACAGCTGGGTGCTGCATGTCACGAGGGTTATTATTCATGTTTCTTCAGAGAAATCGTAGATAATGGACAAAAACTCGAAATAGTTAAAGAAAAAGTTTTTGCACCTGAAAAAGTTTATGGAGACAAATAG